The Quercus robur chromosome 7, dhQueRobu3.1, whole genome shotgun sequence genome has a segment encoding these proteins:
- the LOC126690961 gene encoding thaumatin-like protein 1: protein MAGEALIVLLLLFITGGQSTVTFNYENRCTESIWLGATPSIGDSDPEFTSGTSKTLQMPDQWKGFIWGRTKCGLNATNYFSCETGDCGGNKICQWPVPNSPVTILNFTINQPVQTNPLVVSYELNLNHGHNVPVRIQPVGGSLVGGGTGPCPVLDCALDFSNVCPPNLVAKGKDGRYVGCLSACDALKDPKHCCFGNFASPQTCQPNEYSSIFKKACGLAHTYPGDNQPPIYSCSGATSFSITFCPA, encoded by the exons ATGGCTGGCGAAGCTCTCATCGTCCTTCTTCTCTTGTTCATTACAG gTGGACAGTCTACGGTAACCTTCAACTACGAGAACCGATGCACTGAGTCTATATGGCTCGGTGCCACCCCATCAATTGGTGATAGTGATCCTGAGTTCACTTCAGGAACTTCAAAAACACTCCAAATGCCTGATCAATGGAAGGGTTTCATTTGGGGGAGGACCAAGTGCGGCCTCAATGccacaaattatttttcatgtgaAACTGGAGATTGTGGTGGCAACAAAATTTGCCAATGGCCAGTACCCAACTCCCCAGTGACCATACTTAATTTCACTATTAACCAACCAGTACAAACCAATCCCCTTGTGGTCTCCTATGAACTGAACTTGAACCATGGGCATAACGTGCCGGTCCGGATCCAACCCGTTGGTGGGTCTCTAGTTGGTGGTGGTACTGGACCATGCCCTGTGCTGGATTGTGCTCTAGATTTTAGCAATGTGTGCCCACCTAACTTAGTGGCCAAGGGCAAGGATGGTCGCTATGTTGGTTGTCTTAGTGCTTGTGATGCTTTAAAGGATCCAAAACATTGTTGCTTTGGAAATTTTGCTAGTCCTCAGACTTGCCAGCCTAATGAGTACTCAAGTATCTTCAAGAAAGCATGTGGTCTAGCCCACACTTATCCTGGTGATAATCAACCTCCAATTTATAGTTGCAGTGGGGCAACGAGTTTCAGTATCACCTTTTGTCCCGCATAA
- the LOC126690959 gene encoding zinc finger BED domain-containing protein RICESLEEPER 2-like translates to MASETQCGTNEVPVVSTPANEAPQMATTDTSTVASNLPPIEAEGIKKPNQTSYVWSHFILLEGERAECKYCGKTYAAGSKTYGTTNLRTHLESRCKKYPYGKKNMQDKTQMTLAFKPKKSDDAEGTNSNSLIAVSYNESMCREALARMIIVDELPFKFVEHEGFRYYSNVLQPRFIVPTRTTVARDCIRLYSIERDRLKIFLKKSTQRISLTTDTWTSIQNINYMCLTAHFIDDDWQYHKRILNFRQVPNHKGETIGKVVESLLLSWGIDKIFTLTVDNAASNSGIVTYLDRITKEWGASILDGEFMHMRCCAHIVNLIVMEGLKNLHESIVKVRNAVRYVRSSPSRYDKFKACVEKVKIASKGCVCLDVPTRWNSTYMMLENAEKFQRAFERLRVNDAQYIRYFLDDGNGKKILGPPDFEDWDNVKVFVKFLKLFYEVTLRFSGSLYVTSNVFFHELCVMKIELTNLCESEDPLLSMMARDMHEKFDKYWGDIERLNLMMFVAVVLDPRYKLRFVNFWFAKWNSGAVADDMTKKVKKTLVRMYKHYCNCDGYSNGQGQDGSSSNNVETRPIQDPHTLVKSIYKKHLAMDSLESKSEVERYLADCVEEDSPNFCILNWWKVNSSKYRLLSKVARDVLAIPLSTVASESAFSTGGRVLDPF, encoded by the coding sequence atggCATCTGAAACTCAATGCGGCACAAATGAGGTTCCAGTGGTATCCACTCCTGCAAATGAGGCTCCTCAAATGGCGACAACAGACACTAGTACTGTTGCCTCAAATCTCCCTCCCATAGAAGCAGAAGGTATAAAAAAGCCTAACCAAACGTCATATGTATGGAGTCACTTCATCTTATTAGAAGGTGAGAGAGCTGAATGTAAGTATTGTGGTAAAACTTATGCTGCTGGGTCAAAAACTTATGGCACTACCAACTTAAGAACTCATTTGGAATCTCGGTGTAAAAAATATCCTTATGGTAAAAAGAATATGCAGGATAAAACTCAAATGACTTTAGCTTTTAAACCTAAAAAGAGTGATGATGCGGAGGGTACTAATAGTAATAGTCTTATTGCTGTAAGCTACAATGAGAGCATGTGTAGGGAAGCACTCGCTAGGATGATTATTGTGGATGAATTgccatttaaatttgttgagcATGAAGGGTTTAGGTACTATAGTAATGTGTTGCAGCCTAGGTTCATTGTCCCAACTCGCACTACTGTTGCGAGAGATTGCATAAGACTTTATTCAATAGAGAGGGAtagattgaaaatatttttaaaaaaatctactCAAAGGATTTCCCTCACCACTGACACTTGGACTTCAatccaaaatattaattacatgTGCCTTACTGCCCATTTCATTGATGATGATTGGCAATATcacaaaagaattttaaattttcgtCAAGTCCCTAATCACAAAGGTGAAACCATTGGAAAAGTAGTGGAGTCATTGTTGCTTAGTTGGGgcattgataaaattttcacCCTCACAGTTGACAATGCAGCCTCTAATAGTGGGATAGTAACCTACTTGGATAGGATAACTAAAGAGTGGGGTGCTTCTATCTTGGATGGTGAGTTTATGCACATGAGATGTTGTGCACACATTGTGAATCTTATTGTGATGGAAGGTTTGAAAAACCTTCATGAGTCAATTGTTAAAGTCCGTAATGCAGTAAGGTATGTGAGGTCCTCTCCATCTAGGTATGATAAGTTTAAAGCATGTGTGGAAAAAGTGAAGATTGCTAGTAAAGGTTGTGTATGTCTTGATGTTCCAACTAGATGGAACTCGACCTACATGATGCTAGAGaatgcagaaaaatttcaaAGGGCATTTGAAAGATTACGTGTTAATGATGCACAGTATATTCGTTACTTCTTGGATGAtggaaatgggaaaaaaatattaggaCCACCTGATTTTGAGGATTGGGATAATGTGAAggtgtttgtgaaatttttgaagTTGTTTTATGAAGTTACATTACGATTTTCTGGTTCTCTATATGTCACATCTAATGTATTTTTTCATGAACTTTGTgtgatgaaaattgaattgACAAACTTGTGTGAAAGTGAAGATCCTCTTTTGAGTATGATGGCAAgggatatgcatgaaaaatttgATAAGTATTGGGGGGACATTGAGAGGCTTAATTTGATGATGTTTGTTGCTGTTGTACTAGACCCAAGGTACAAGTTGAGGTTTGTAAATTTTTGGTTTGCCAAATGGAATTCAGGAGCAGTGGCAGATGACATGACAAAAAAGGTGAAAAAGACTCTTGTTCGTATGTATAAGCACTATTGTAACTGTGATGGGTATTCAAATGGGCAAGGTCAAGATGGCTCTTCTTCAAACAATGTTGAGACTAGACCTATACAAGATCCCCACACATTGGTGAAATCTATTTATAAGAAGCATTTGGCAATGGATAGTTTGGAAAGCAAATCAGAGGTGGAAAGATATTTGGCTGATTGTGTGGAAGAggattctccaaatttttgtatattGAATTGGTGGAAGGTGAATTCCTCAAAATATCGGCTTCTCTCAAAAGTAGCTCGTGATGTGTTAGCCATTCCTCTCTCTACAGTTGCCTCTGAGTCCGCATTTAGTACTGGGGGTCGTGTGTTGGATCCATTTTGA